The genomic segment AGAGCCGTAACGCCTGTCGGTCCTCACCCCAATCGctcacagcagcgacagcgccacgACCACACAAGGGCAACTGCATATGATCATGCTCACCGAGCAcagcgggggcgggggcgtcTCAGCTCTTGCGGAAAACGATCGCCGTCTGGTGCACGTTCATCCAAACGTCCACGCGCCGCTTCGCAAAGATGAAGTACTTGTGCATGTGCACCCAGCAATGACCGCGGTAAGATCCCCCGACGTAGTCGAAGGTGACAATCGCCGAGAAGGTGAGCACGAATGCAACAACGCTCCAGAACCATGCGTAGGCGTCCGACAAGCGACTCGCGGTAAGACGGTAGACAATGCGGTACGCGCCATACGCAGGTATGCACACAAGGCACAGGAACATAACGTAGAAAAAAACTACAAAATCGCACGAGAACAGGATGAGGGCGACATTGTGCTTGCACCGAGAGAAGCGGGTTGCCTCATACCAGTCGGCGAGGTAGAGACGGTGTGATTTTACGGCGCGCAGCTTGGGGTGCATCTCGATAAGGGTTGTCAGCGCCTGGACAGAGAGCTCATTGCGCCAGCTGCGTGGCGAGTCATCGAGGCTGTATGTCTCCAGCACATCGGCATTCTTGCACGCCATCATGATGCGATGcacagcgacggcgtcgctCCAACCCTCCAAGGTCACCTCGCGCAAGTGATGACAGCGGCTGAGAGAgctgaggagctgctgcgccatcgcctcgCAATGGCGCGAGAAATACACGTATTCGACACCAGGATTCCAGCGGAAGAGTGGCTCTATGAGGCGGGCATCGAGCGCGTCGAAGTGCTCTCCACTACATGAGTGAGGAACGATGATGCTCTTACATCCACGCTCCGTTCCGAAGGCCCATACACCGCGCTGCCGActccgcagcgacggcagaaAGTACGCTGTGTTCACGATGCACGTGGGTTGGTCGGGGAAGCCAAACAGGGACGGGTTGAGGGCGGCGTAGCCGAGCGTTTTTTGAATGTCATTGATCCCCCAacggtgcagcggcatcgtGCGGAAAAAGCCGCGGTACAAGGGGAGGTACTCCGTGCGCCGTCCGCGCTCCGTGAAGGGGTTGTAGAACCGGGGCCTCCATCGGCGCGGCTCCATCCTTCTCGCACAAAGCGGGTGCGACTAAGGAGAGAATGTCGGAGCAGCTGAGGTGTTGGCTACACGTGCTTCTCCCTAAACTGAGGTGACGCACAAAGCGGGAAGAGCTTACAGGAGAGGCAAAAAGGAAGCTGTGAGATGGGCTGTCGCACTTGAGTGAGAGTGGGTGACTGTACGCATCCATGCGTCTGCCAGAAGCtctgtggtgtgtgtgtgtggggggggggggggggagggggaggaaaacaacaacagccaaAAGACGCAGCTTATGCAAGGACTCTCTTTCCTTGCACCTTACAGAATGTCTGTGgtacgtgtgcgtatgcCAGCCAGCGCGGTAAATACGTCTGACACAGCCATACACGCCACTTTGCATGCAAAGTGGGATTAGGAGATTCGAAATGAAAAGAGCGTCGAATAAGTGCGGTGCGGCACCCAGAGATTCCCCTCTCTGCGCGTCTTtggtcgtcgtcgttcaAAGACGCGCTGTGGACCACTACTCCACGCGTGGTTGGGTGGGAACTAAGTCAAGGAAATCTGAGTAGCGAAACAAACAatgtgtgagggagggggcgtggTTGTGTAGTAGGCAAAACGATATAGAATGCCCACACCAttgcacggagagagagaggaacggAAGATCTTGATAGGGAAGAGGGCAACGTAAGAGGCTACAAAACTGCAAGAGACCAGCCTTGCGAGACGCGCGCTCTTGCTGGGTCTGCCTTCCTGCGTACGTGTCAGCATGGAGACTAATGGCGCTGAGATGATGATCTGCTCTTTTCGTTGGGGgtcatttttttctcttggtTGCAGTGCGGTGATCACCTCCCGTGGCTACCAGCAGCAAAatagaggaagaaggagggaACCTGCAGCAAGACGCTTTGCGTCATCGATCGAGCACATTTGTTTTGTGCTGCCTCGGGTGAGTGGTAGGTAGAATAGCAGAAGgggtgaaaagggggaagagaaacggCTGCGAGAGAGTGGGAAAGGCGGTGTGGTTTCCACTCGTGGAGATGCACATGCTCGTGTGTGTTGATCTGCACGACTTCAGCTCTGGCAGAAGCTaaacgtacacacacacacacaaccgcgcgcacgcacctctGATTCCGaagaaaacaagaaaagctgaaggagagaaaataACCGAAAATGCGCTCCAGCAAAGCGTCCAGCTCTTtatctcgctctctgtgttgTGTGGTTTAGAGAAGCCGAAAGGATGGGAAAAGAGGTGGTGTGTGGTTGTTTGGTGGGTTCGCTACAGTtgtggaaaaaaaaaacgtgaaggagagcgcgcgtTCTGAAGTACGCGTAAGTGTATGGGTATCAGAGGCTTCTCCGAGATAGAcagaaagaagagcaaagggggaaggaagggagggtgCACCCGAGCACACGTACAACGCGAAGTGTGCCTCGGGGTAGAAGGAGatagggaggagaggagcacaTCGCGGTGATGGTTCGTACATGTGAACCCCTCAGGCCCAGCAGAGTACTAGGCCCACAAGAGACGATAGGGCAATGAAGACAAAACAGCACGACGTAGACGGGGCCCACTGGGCGAAGGTGTGcctaaaaaaaaagggcagaGCGACGTCACCAGGGAAGACTGCCTCTCGTTAGGGTAAACGCAAGAAGAGTTACAAATCCGCGCAAGAGCGACACGAGAAGACACGTCCGTGCGCTCAAAAAAAGGCGGGTGAGCAATGCGACGGTATacgggtggggagagagcaacacacacgcgcacacgagATATAGCAAAGTGCTCTACACAACTAGATGCGTACAAACCTTCCATATCGTGTGTTTTACGTCTCCCGTCATACGCACACGGGGTTGTCGACTCACGCGAGACTTAGTCCAGCACAGGCCACGATGGAAAGTAGTCCACGTAGTACTCGTCTACCTTTCGAAAGTGCACGAGTCGCACGTCAAGCGGTACGCTGAGCGCGGCTACGCGGTACACCGCCGACGCAATACCAGACGCAATCCACTCCGCGTCGTTCCTAAAGACACCACCGCCCACCTTGGTGAGAAAGATTGGCGGCAGTGAGAAAGCCGGTGTCGTGGGCGAAGACGCGTCAGCGAAGGTGGCCTGCCGCTCCAATTCACGAAGGGTGTGTTGCACGCCGGCCAGGAGTGTGGCCTCGTAGGTGCCGCGCAAGATGATGCGGGAGAGAGCGGCTATGTTGTTCCACTCCAAGAGTGTGCAGTGAACTTGAGATGGCAGACTCAAGGCGCTGTTGTACGTTTGAGTCACATTATGGGCTTTCACCGCGGCAGCCACATCTGCACCCAACCTGCACGCGACTTCCCCCCCCGCTTGATCGCCGAGTTGGCACGGCGCACGAACGCGAGGGACAAGCTGACCATGCAGAGACAGTGTCACGGTGGCGTCTTCAACCAGCCCGATGCGGAGGCGTGATACCAACTCTTCCTCCACATCCGCAATCGAGATCCCTTCGGCAGCCGCGATGCGCTGTAATCGAGCGCTCAGCGTGGAGATTGGCGGCTTCTTAAAAAAATACCCGTTGCGGATCGTGAAGAAGTGCTCTcgtggcagcgccggcacgctGCAAGCAGTCGAATCGGTGGACCCTGCCGCAGTAGCGGCATTGTCACTGCTACGCGCACGGGTAAGGTACTCGACGAGGTCGTTCAGCATGTTCACCTGGTGATCCGCTTGCTGTCCCCGGGTAGCCTCATCGGCATTTTCTGTGACCAACGCGGCACCGGTGAACCCAAAAAAATCTGGATGCAGTAGGTAGTTACGATAGACGGTACCGCCCATGCACGCCATCGCACACGCCGGCCCCTGGGTCCGATCGTGCGCGTAGTGACGCACTCCGTGCTCCGGTGTCACCTCCGAGGACGAGAACTCGAGCAGGTTAAACTGACTGGAGACCTGGAAGAGACCATTCGCAATGCGGCTGTGCATCTGGCCCGCGTCGCCTGTGAGGTGCGCGCACCTCACAGGCCAAGGTGCTGTTGATGCCATGCAAGAGCCACTGCGAGCAGCTGCCACCTTGACGAGAAGCCCTGGGTACTTCTGGTCAAACTTACGCACGTGCGCTGCCGTTTCTGCGCGTAGCTCGGCAACGCTTGGGGTGGAAtgccagccgctgctgacggggCGGTCGTCTGCCACGTAGGGGTGGTGAAACAAGGCTCGCTCCTTGAGAACACGACTGTAGCCACTCGATGTGTTGGTGCGTACCACTTCAAACCTGCACTTCTGAAAGAGAGAATGTCGCGTCGCGGCGTAGTCACCCTCCGAGAAGCCAAATAGGGACTCGAAGAAGCGCTCGCTGGCGGGCATTTCCGTCACGAACGGTTCGCAGGTGGGAACTCGATCACGTTCTCTACTAGCAAAACTCATGCCGCGAGTGATATTGGGGCTTCTTGCTGATCTTCTGTGCAGTGTACGCGTGACGGATCAAGGAGGTtagaggcagagagaaacgacGCCTCagtgggaagagaggaaaaaagcaAGAGTGCTGCCAAGAGGGAAAGCAAGACGCGTGAGCTCCAGCCAAGCATATGATTCGCAGGACAGGTGTGCGCGAATGCG from the Leishmania panamensis strain MHOM/PA/94/PSC-1 chromosome 28 sequence genome contains:
- a CDS encoding hypothetical protein (TriTrypDB/GeneDB-style sysID: LpmP.28.0670), with the protein product MEPRRWRPRFYNPFTERGRRTEYLPLYRGFFRTMPLHRWGINDIQKTLGYAALNPSLFGFPDQPTCIVNTAYFLPSLRSRQRGVWAFGTERGCKSIIVPHSCSGEHFDALDARLIEPLFRWNPGVEYVYFSRHCEAMAQQLLSSLSRCHHLREVTLEGWSDAVAVHRIMMACKNADVLETYSLDDSPRSWRNELSVQALTTLIEMHPKLRAVKSHRLYLADWYEATRFSRCKHNVALILFSCDFVVFFYVMFLCLVCIPAYGAYRIVYRLTASRLSDAYAWFWSVVAFVLTFSAIVTFDYVGGSYRGHCWVHMHKYFIFAKRRVDVWMNVHQTAIVFRKS
- a CDS encoding hypothetical protein (TriTrypDB/GeneDB-style sysID: LpmP.28.0680), translating into MHSRIANGLFQVSSQFNLLEFSSSEVTPEHGVRHYAHDRTQGPACAMACMGGTVYRNYLLHPDFFGFTGAALVTENADEATRGQQADHQVNMLNDLVEYLTRARSSDNAATAAGSTDSTACSVPALPREHFFTIRNGYFFKKPPISTLSARLQRIAAAEGISIADVEEELVSRLRIGLVEDATVTLSLHGQLVPRVRAPCQLGDQAGGEVACRLGADVAAAVKAHNVTQTYNSALSLPSQVHCTLLEWNNIAALSRIILRGTYEATLLAGVQHTLRELERQATFADASSPTTPAFSLPPIFLTKVGGGVFRNDAEWIASGIASAVYRVAALSVPLDVRLVHFRKVDEYYVDYFPSWPVLD